In Halomarina salina, one DNA window encodes the following:
- a CDS encoding V-type ATP synthase subunit I: MLRPERMSLVSVTGSKQVMDEAIEAVHDLRLLHVTDYEGSWDGFDPGDPMAGADDASEKLVTVRSLQSILGVEDEDAGPARIVTEDALDTELEEIRTEVNELDDRRDELRDELRAVEDRIATMEPFARLGIDLDLLRGYDSLSVAVGEGDEERVRRELIDADVDGYEIYSEDDVLAVFARTDDLADVLVNAEFTTYEIPDAEGSPDDYLDDLEDERERLQSKLHTVEDELEEQRLDVGGFLLAAEETLAIEVEQREAPLSFATTENAFVAEGWIPTDRFVDLAEGLHEEVGDHIEVDELERAQYDGEGQVVSREEVGGGAPGTPEPTAADGGEVRADGGHASASDGDQRAVRSDGGTATKSMSTSGPPVIQNNPGGVRPFESLVEVINRPKYSELDPTVVIFLTFPLFFGFMIGDLGYGLLYFGLGYYITRNFESDVIRSLGAIGMWAGGFTAIFGVLYGEFFGLHQLGYLLYPSGSPPIHKGLQPHYIYYAQAWLLLSVVVGVLHLALGRLFDFYENLTHGFGEAFVESFSWIILTVGLWAWVFSKTALAAKPPFMFSVFAREGMTNPATGETISEGVAIPLGFNGFPAIDLFTIPGIGIVVDLMLVVTLVGLALVVYAEGGIGLIESITQAFGHVVSYTRLAAVLLAKAGMALAVNLLVFGAYSHDGEFHLIFFSEAAEVAEAQEAGEVIFSGLFNGEGAVMLLLGFIFGVIILVLGHALVLVLGITSAGLQAVRLEYVEFFGKFYEGGGETYAPFGYDRRYTTED, from the coding sequence ATGCTCAGACCTGAGCGAATGAGCCTGGTCTCGGTGACCGGCTCGAAACAGGTGATGGACGAGGCCATCGAGGCCGTCCACGACCTCCGACTGCTGCACGTGACGGACTACGAGGGCTCGTGGGACGGGTTCGACCCCGGCGACCCGATGGCCGGGGCCGACGACGCGTCCGAGAAGCTCGTGACGGTCCGGTCGCTCCAGAGCATCCTCGGCGTCGAAGACGAGGACGCAGGACCGGCCCGTATCGTCACCGAGGACGCCCTCGACACGGAGCTCGAGGAGATCCGAACCGAGGTCAACGAACTCGACGACCGTCGCGACGAACTGCGCGACGAACTGCGAGCGGTCGAGGACCGCATCGCGACGATGGAGCCGTTCGCGCGACTCGGCATCGACCTCGACCTGCTTCGCGGCTACGACTCGCTGTCGGTCGCCGTCGGCGAGGGCGACGAGGAGCGGGTCCGTCGCGAACTCATCGACGCCGACGTCGACGGGTACGAGATCTACTCGGAAGACGACGTGCTCGCCGTCTTCGCGCGGACCGACGACCTGGCCGACGTGCTCGTCAACGCCGAGTTCACGACCTACGAGATACCCGACGCGGAGGGGAGTCCGGACGACTACCTCGACGACCTCGAAGACGAACGCGAGCGCCTCCAGTCGAAGCTCCACACCGTCGAGGACGAACTCGAAGAGCAGCGACTCGACGTCGGCGGGTTCCTGCTCGCCGCCGAGGAGACGCTGGCCATCGAGGTAGAGCAGCGCGAAGCGCCGCTCTCGTTCGCGACGACGGAGAACGCGTTCGTCGCCGAGGGGTGGATTCCGACCGACCGGTTCGTGGACCTCGCGGAGGGCCTCCACGAGGAGGTCGGCGACCACATCGAGGTCGACGAACTCGAACGCGCCCAGTACGACGGCGAAGGGCAGGTCGTCAGCCGCGAGGAGGTCGGCGGCGGCGCGCCCGGCACGCCGGAACCGACGGCCGCCGACGGCGGCGAGGTTCGGGCGGACGGCGGTCACGCGAGCGCCAGCGATGGTGACCAGAGAGCGGTTCGGAGCGACGGTGGGACGGCCACCAAGTCGATGAGCACGAGTGGCCCGCCGGTCATCCAGAACAACCCCGGCGGAGTCCGCCCGTTCGAGTCGCTCGTCGAGGTCATCAACCGGCCGAAGTACTCGGAACTCGACCCGACGGTCGTCATCTTCCTCACGTTCCCGCTGTTCTTCGGGTTCATGATCGGCGACCTCGGCTACGGGTTGCTGTACTTCGGTCTCGGCTACTACATTACGAGGAACTTCGAGAGCGACGTGATTCGGAGCCTCGGTGCCATCGGCATGTGGGCCGGTGGGTTCACCGCCATCTTCGGCGTCCTCTACGGCGAGTTCTTCGGCTTGCACCAGCTCGGCTACCTGCTGTACCCCAGTGGTAGTCCGCCCATCCACAAGGGCCTGCAGCCGCACTACATCTACTACGCACAGGCGTGGCTCCTCCTGAGCGTCGTGGTGGGCGTCCTCCACCTCGCGCTCGGTCGGCTGTTCGACTTCTACGAGAACCTCACTCACGGCTTCGGCGAGGCGTTCGTCGAGAGCTTCTCGTGGATCATCCTGACGGTCGGTCTCTGGGCGTGGGTGTTCAGCAAGACGGCACTCGCCGCCAAACCGCCGTTCATGTTCAGCGTCTTCGCACGCGAAGGGATGACGAACCCCGCCACGGGCGAGACCATCTCCGAGGGCGTCGCGATCCCCCTCGGGTTCAACGGGTTCCCGGCCATCGACCTGTTCACGATTCCGGGAATCGGCATCGTCGTCGACCTGATGCTCGTCGTGACGCTCGTCGGCCTCGCGCTGGTCGTCTACGCCGAGGGCGGCATCGGTCTCATCGAGAGCATCACGCAGGCGTTCGGTCACGTCGTCTCGTACACGCGGCTGGCTGCGGTCCTGCTGGCGAAAGCCGGGATGGCGCTTGCAGTCAACCTGCTCGTGTTCGGGGCGTACAGCCACGACGGTGAGTTCCACCTCATCTTCTTCTCGGAGGCCGCGGAGGTCGCCGAGGCACAGGAGGCGGGGGAGGTCATCTTCTCGGGTCTCTTCAACGGCGAAGGGGCCGTGATGTTGCTCCTCGGGTTCATCTTCGGGGTCATCATCCTCGTCCTCGGGCACGCGCTCGTGCTGGTGCTCGGTATCACGAGCGCCGGTCTGCAGGCCGTGCGTCTCGAGTACGTCGAGTTCTTCGGGAAGTTCTACGAGGGCGGCGGCGAGACGTACGCCCCGTTCGGGTACGACCGCCGCTACACGACCGAGGACTGA
- a CDS encoding F0F1 ATP synthase subunit C gives MLEFVFAFVSTLAPLIQEGGTQAAPAIPETTGAALAVGLAAFGAGYAERGIGAAAVGAIAEDDSMFGRGLILTVLPETLVILALVVVFLTL, from the coding sequence ATGCTAGAATTCGTATTCGCATTCGTCAGCACGCTTGCACCGCTCATCCAGGAAGGAGGAACCCAGGCCGCCCCCGCGATCCCCGAGACGACGGGCGCCGCGCTCGCGGTCGGTCTCGCGGCGTTCGGCGCGGGGTACGCCGAGCGCGGTATCGGCGCCGCCGCAGTCGGCGCAATCGCGGAGGACGACAGTATGTTCGGTCGGGGCCTCATCCTGACGGTCCTGCCCGAGACACTCGTCATCCTTGCGCTGGTCGTCGTCTTCCTGACGCTGTAA
- a CDS encoding V-type ATP synthase subunit E, with protein MSLDTVVEDIRDEARARAEQIRSDADERAEGIVADAEADAEEILEERQQAVQRQIEQEREQTLSSAKLEAKQMRLEARRDVLQDVRASAEERIATMDEGREELTRALLDDAAAEFDDGSNISVYGRADDEALLTEILAEYEGYELAGERDCLGGVVVESDRSRVRVNNTFDSILDDVWEENLRDISAELFDER; from the coding sequence ATGAGCCTTGATACGGTCGTAGAGGATATCCGAGACGAAGCCCGCGCGCGTGCGGAACAGATCCGTTCGGACGCCGACGAGCGTGCCGAAGGGATCGTCGCGGACGCCGAGGCCGACGCCGAGGAGATCCTCGAAGAGCGACAACAGGCGGTGCAGAGACAGATAGAACAGGAGCGCGAGCAGACGCTCTCCAGCGCGAAACTCGAAGCCAAGCAGATGCGTCTCGAAGCCCGCCGCGACGTCCTCCAGGACGTCCGCGCGTCGGCCGAAGAGCGCATCGCGACGATGGACGAGGGTCGCGAGGAGCTCACCCGCGCGTTGCTCGACGACGCCGCAGCCGAGTTCGACGACGGGTCGAACATCAGCGTCTACGGCCGTGCCGACGACGAGGCACTCCTCACGGAGATTCTCGCCGAGTACGAGGGCTACGAACTCGCCGGTGAGCGCGACTGCCTCGGCGGCGTGGTCGTCGAGAGCGACCGCTCGCGCGTTCGCGTGAACAACACCTTCGACTCCATCCTGGACGACGTCTGGGAGGAGAACCTCCGCGACATCAGCGCGGAGCTGTTCGACGAACGATGA
- a CDS encoding V-type ATP synthase subunit C, whose protein sequence is MSVSGEAPNYEYVTARARSRRAALFDADDYRKLVRMGPGEIARFMEETEYEEEMNALGSRYSGVDLIEYALNRNLAKHFNDMLRFAEGKLYDYIARYLRKFDAWNVKTVIRGLYADSDSQEIEDDFIRAGALSDQQLRLLLDAESIEGVVERLDGTIFGDPLAAAYEDYEAAGVLVPLENAVDRAYYGLLLENLPAEPDRATQLYIEFLQAEIDFRNIRNALRLSRSGADIDPTEYYIDGGRLFDAGEIRQLVNNPDQLVERIRSSPYGDDLDQALDDLDAAGSLIEFELALERALLEYSHQLSNRYPLSVCPVLAYILAKEREVDNIRAIARGKEAGLSADEIEEELVVQ, encoded by the coding sequence ATGAGTGTCTCAGGCGAGGCACCGAACTACGAGTACGTCACGGCCCGTGCGCGCTCGCGTCGTGCGGCCCTGTTCGACGCGGACGACTACCGGAAGCTCGTCCGCATGGGGCCCGGCGAGATCGCGCGGTTCATGGAGGAGACGGAGTACGAGGAGGAGATGAACGCGCTCGGGTCGCGGTACTCGGGCGTCGACCTCATCGAGTACGCCCTGAACCGGAACCTCGCGAAGCACTTCAACGACATGCTCCGGTTCGCGGAGGGCAAACTGTACGACTACATCGCGCGGTACCTCCGGAAGTTCGACGCGTGGAACGTCAAGACGGTCATCCGCGGCCTCTACGCCGACTCGGACAGCCAGGAGATCGAGGACGACTTCATCCGCGCTGGCGCACTCTCCGACCAGCAGCTCAGGCTGCTCCTCGACGCGGAGTCCATCGAGGGCGTCGTCGAACGCCTCGACGGCACCATCTTCGGCGACCCGCTCGCCGCCGCCTACGAGGACTACGAGGCGGCCGGCGTGCTGGTCCCGCTGGAGAACGCCGTCGACCGCGCGTACTACGGGCTGTTGCTGGAGAACCTGCCTGCGGAGCCCGACCGGGCGACGCAGCTGTACATCGAGTTCCTGCAGGCCGAAATCGACTTCCGGAACATCCGGAACGCGCTGCGGCTGTCGCGCTCGGGTGCGGACATCGACCCCACGGAGTACTACATCGACGGCGGTCGGCTGTTCGACGCGGGCGAGATCCGCCAGCTGGTCAACAACCCCGACCAGCTGGTCGAGCGCATCCGGTCGTCGCCGTACGGTGACGACCTCGACCAGGCGCTCGACGACCTCGACGCGGCAGGGAGCCTCATCGAGTTCGAACTCGCGCTCGAACGGGCGCTGCTGGAGTACTCCCACCAGCTGTCGAATCGCTACCCGCTGTCGGTGTGTCCGGTGCTCGCGTACATCCTCGCGAAGGAGCGCGAGGTGGACAACATCCGGGCCATCGCTCGCGGG